In Zonotrichia leucophrys gambelii isolate GWCS_2022_RI chromosome 27, RI_Zleu_2.0, whole genome shotgun sequence, the genomic window agctttgggatttgggggttgagatatttgggatttggggttatttggtatttgggatatttggggtttaGGGGATGGGATTTGGAAGGGTGCAGTGCCCCGGGGTGgccaggaggtggcagcagggagggctgggtgGCCCTGGTGACcgtccctggtgtccccctgctgtccctcctgtgccactcctgtccccctggtgtccctgctgtccctcctgtctgtgtgccctgggtggcaggtgccagcaggtgccagcagagctgacctgtccctgtccgtgtgtccccagggtggtgcAGAGCGCGGTGCTGCTCTCCGACAGCCGCCTGCACctgttcctgcagagccagctgcccGTGCCCGCCATCGAGGCCTGCGTGCAGGGCCGGGGCCCCCACTCGGTCACCGAGGCCATCCTGCACTACGCCATGGCCGGGCCCGCCtggggacagcgcggggacagCGACGGCGCGGGGCTGGGCCCGGCCAGGTGAGCGCAGGGACggccaggggagggcagggacagccaggggagggcagggacagccaggtatggggagggacagccaggtatggggagggcagggacggccaggggagggcagggacggccaggggagggcagggacgGCCAGGTATGGGGAGGGACggccaggggagggcagggacggccggggagggcagggacggccaggggagggcagggacggccaggggagggcagggacggccaggggagggcagggacggccaggggagggcagggacggccgggggagggcagggacagccaggtgagggcagggacagccaggtatggggagggcagggacgGCCAGGTATGgggagggacagccaggggagggcagggacggccaggggagggcagggatggcccgGTATGGGGAGGGACAGCCAGGTATGGGCAGGGACggccaggggagggcagggacagccaggtaTGGGGAGGGACAGCCAGGTATGGGGAGGGACAGCCAGGtatggggagggcagggatggccaggTCAGGGGAGGGACAGCCAGGTATGGGGAGGGACAGCGCGGGGCTGAGACTGTGGTAGGAAatggacacagggcagggagggcagcccaggacagccccagctcctccctgtggaTCCCGGGGCAGAGGAGcccaggcaggagggctggagtgtccctgggatggggacatctcccttttccagctgggatggagctgtgcccaaACAATCCTGATATTCCCTGGGtcattcccttttcctgctccgGAGCTGCgcccaggaattccctgggtCATTCCCTGGGTCAGTCCCTGGGTCAGTCCCTGGGTCAGTCCCTGGGTCAGTCCCTGGGTCAGTCCCTGGGTCAGTCCCTGGGTCATTCCCTGGGTCAGTCCCTGGGTCATTCCTTGGGTCATTCCTTGGGTCATTCCTTGGGTCATTCCCTGGGTCAGTCCCTGGGTCATTCCCTGGGTCAGTCCCTGGGTCAGTCCCTGGGTCAGTCCGTGGGTCAGTCCCTGGGTCAGTCCCTGGGTCATTCCCTGGGTCAGTCCCTGGGTCAGTCCCTGGGTCAGTCCCTGGGTCAGTCCCTGGGTCACTCCCTGGGTCATTCCCTGGGTCATTCCCTGGGTCAGTCCCTGGGTCATTCCCTGGGTCATTCCCTGGGTCAGTCCCTGGGTCAGTCCCTGGGTCATTCCCTGGGTCAGTCCCTGGGTCATTCCCTGGGTCAGTCCCTGGGTCAGTCCCTGGGTCATTCCCTGGGTCATTCCCTGGGTCAGTCCCTGGGTCAGTCCCTGGGTCAGTCCCTGGGTCATTCCCTGGGTCAGTCCCTGGGTCAGTCCCTGGGTCAGGGtcattccctttccctgctctgtttcccagctgtgccagcctgggcagtgcccggGGCTGCCTGGAGAGCTTCCCCTACTGGGGTGACCTGGGCATGGACGAGGCGCGGCCGGAGAGCCCCGAGCGTCCGGCCGGACACAGAGTGACCCCTCTGGACAGCCCAGAGTGTCCAGCTGGACATGGAGTGACCCCTCtggacagcccagagcaccgAGTGACCCCTCTGGACAGCCCAGAGTGTCCAACTGGACACGGAGTGACCCCTCTGGACAGCCCAGAGTGTCCAGCTGGACACGGAGTGACCCCTCTGGACAGCCCAGAGTCTCCAACTGGACACGGAGTGACCTCTAAGGAgagcctggaattcccaaaattcccatctgGACACTGAGTGACCCCTCAGGACGCCCCCAGGCCCCGCAGCCCTCGCTGGGAGAGGgatgggagcactgggagcactgggagcactgggaacgCGGCCCCAGCACATTCCTGATATTCCTGATATTCCCAGCAGGGTTTtcctcactctgctcctgctcagatCCCTCTGGAATCCCCAGACTCGGTTCAAATCCCTCTGGAATCCCCAAACTGGGACAATCTGAGCCGAGCTTCCCGCCGGGAAAAGGGAGGAAtggaatttggggctggaatttgtGTCCCCTTCCCTCTGTTGGGGCTGttccagggatttttgggaaagcaggagcagctcggGTGGTTTCGGTGTCTTCCCCTCCCTCAGCACTTGGTGTgggcaggaaataaaaattaaataaaaattaaaataaatgaataaaactcAAACAGAAGTGGAGGAGATTTTCCCGACCATTCCAGATCATTCCAGATCATTCCCGGAGCAGCCaaattttgagaggaaaaagggatttATTGAGGGAAAACACCTGGATTTGGGACTGGGAAATACCTGGATTTGGGATAGGAGAACCCCTGGGTTTGGGATCTCCAGGGGATTTGGGACTGACCCAGGAAAAGCGGGATAATGAGAGCAGGAGGTCTccgggggatttggggtttttgggaaaagcaggatgcgtgcctcagtttccccgtgGAATGGCtccaggagggatttttgggataaatccGCTCGGTGCCAGCGCTGGGTCCTCTGTgcgtggctctgctgcaggaatcccgtgggatttgtgggatttgtggggtttgggatccagGGAATGCC contains:
- the SNX11 gene encoding sorting nexin-11 isoform X1, which gives rise to MLENREEELTTVRVQDPRVQNEGSWNSYVDYKIFLHTNSRAFTAKTSCVRRRYREFVWLRRQLQRNAGLVPVPELPGKSAFFVGSTDEFIERRRQGLQHFLERVVQSAVLLSDSRLHLFLQSQLPVPAIEACVQGRGPHSVTEAILHYAMAGPAWGQRGDSDGAGLGPASCASLGSARGCLESFPYWGDLGMDEARPESPERPAGHRVTPLDSPECPAGHGVTPLDSPEHRVTPLDSPECPTGHGVTPLDSPECPAGHGVTPLDSPESPTGHGVTSKESLEFPKFPSGH